A region of the Candidatus Woesearchaeota archaeon genome:
TTAAACACATAAAATCTTTTAAGTAGGTAGTATTCTTTTGATTTTGAAGATAAATTAAAGCCTTACAAATATCCTTTTTTATGGATGAATCTACTCTTGCTAATAAATTGAATATCTTCCTTATATCTTTTTGAAGCACAGCATCATCGCAAATTGATTTTTTTTCATTATCCTCCAACCAATTATAATCATACAGAAATTTTATAGATAACTTATCAAATTGAGATATCTGCTCAAACCATTCACTTACTAATGGAATGCCGTACTCCTTAGAAAACCCCGCACCTATGAAAAACACGTCTTTTTCATTTGGGTATGTTTTACTCATTTTAAACTCTCCTCAATGATTTTATGTTCTTCTTTTGTTATCCTATTGAGGTTTTAAACTTTTTGAAATCTCTCTTGGTCAATCTCGTCTGATTTCAAGAACTTGTGCATCTTCAGGAAAATATCCCTCAAAAAAAGCAGTCATCACACATTCCATCATACCAGTACTTATTATGCCCGCCGATCTCAATTCCGCATTTGTTGCAGTTGAATTTTTCTTCTTCAGCATTAGACATTTTCTATTATCTCCATAAGCGAATATTTCTTTTTGTATTTGCTGATTTTTTCATGTTATTACCCCCCAATGCCCACCTTTGTCGGGGCCGATTCTTTTTAATAACCCTTTTTCTTTTAGCTTTGCAAGATATTCCTTTACCGTTTCAGGGCTTAATTTGAGCTTCAGGGCCATCTCTTCACGGGTAATTGCGTTGTTTGTGGAAATAAGGTTAAGTATTTCTTCCTCTAACCTTGTGGGTTTCTGGGGGGTTTTCTGGGGGGTTTTCTGGGGGGTTTTCTGGGGGGAGTACTTTCCGACAATTTTGCCTATTTTATCTTCATCAGGCCTAAGCAAGGTTACAGCAAAGAACTTCCCGAATTCAAAAACTGGCGATTTCAATTCTGCTTTTTTCATTGCTTCTCTTATCCGGTTTATTCCGCTTCCGACCTGCTCAACTAAATCAGCTTTTTGCATTAAACTAAAGAGCAGGGGGTTTCTTGACAGGCTTCTTTTCCCGAATTCTTCCTCTTTAATAATCAATCCGCCGGGGTTGCTGATTTCAACCCTGTCATCAAAAACATCAACCTGAACTCTTGCGCCTTTTTCCAGATAGTCTCTATGTGCCAAAGCATTGATTAAGCACTCCTTTAAGGACTCTTCTGGAATTTCAAGAATTTCTTTTCTTGGCCCAGAGCCCTCAATCCGATAAATGATTTTAAGGTTAGTATACAAAAATTTCATGGAATTTTCATAATTGGACATAATGTCCTCATCAAAATCCTTTTTGTCAATAATATAGGTTTTATCTTTTCCCTTATAGAGGACGCAAGTAACAACCGCATGAGGGATGAATTGGCTCACATTTTTGCAAAAGAATAGAACCCCTGCGTTCTTGAATTTTCCATCATCAGTAAGTGTTCCAATATTCTTCAGAATTTCCCTTTCAGGAATTACTCTGCTTATTTTTGCAAGTGCCAGAAAATTGTTAAACTTCTTCCGATCATAGCCGTTTTGAAAACCAAATGCAGTATTAGTTGCTTCATCAAATAATATTTTTCTCTCTTTATTAAAAAATTCCCTGATTTCTTCAGTTGATAATTTTTGGGAATTGGTTCCTTGCCTTAAAAAGAAACCTGCAGAGCACCTATAAGGCTTGTTTATTCCTTCTTTAACATTTATGACTAAAACATTGTCAATTTCTTCGATAAAAACAGTTACAGGTGGATCGCAGTTCCTTGCAATATCTTGTATCTCTGATTTTAATTTGTTGGTTACCTTAACGCCCCTTATCTCACCTAAATCAGATATCCCTATGAAAATCTTGCCTCCTTCTGAATTGGTAAAAGCGACAATCTCTTTTGCTATGTTTTTTGAGTCAAAAGACTCTTTGAACTCTGTTTTAATTCCTTCTCCATTCTGGATAATAAACTCCAATCCTGTTTTATTCATATTCCCAGTCGTCTTCTATTATAGCAAAGGACACTAATAACCGTAACTTTATGTCCTTTGCTTATTAGGAAAAGACATACAAATTATTACGAAAATTAATGTATTTTCCTATAGATCCTCTTGTGGCATTTGTTTAGGCATCTCAAATTGAATATATATATATACACAGTATTAAAGTTCCATCCCTACCCGTGATTCAACTAAGCTAACGAGGATGTCATAGCAGTGGTGCATGAGAGTTACTAAAATCAGTTCATTTGTTGGGATTTTCCCTTGTAGTTCTGTGATCTTTGCAAAATTGTTCCATCGTGATCTACTGATATGCATGATTCTTTCCTTATTTAACTCATAAAAGAGAAGATGATATTCCTCAAAGGCTTTCTGAATGTCCTTCATTAATAATTTTGTTTTTTTATCTAATGTTTCTTGTTTAAATGTCAATAAATGTCGGGCAGCGAGACGATAAACATCAACGATCTCATCCAGTCCAGTAATGATATGATATAAGAAGATGGTCTTACGGTAATCTTTATAGCCAGCGCGATAAAGTATTCTCAGGCAGAAATTCGTGAATTTGGTGAGGCCATCATGTTTTTCCTCCATGGTTGCAAGTAATGACGTGTCCATCTTTTCTACTGCTTCCATTACCTGTGCAATATAGTCACGAATTAACAGGAAAATCCGTCGAAGGATGTCATCAAAGTCTTTCAGCGAACTCTCTGAAATATCTTTAATAATGGCATGGTCTTTTCGTTCCTCGACAATTTCAAACCCAACCAGCATACCGACTTCACGTTTAATGGCATCGATGGTTTTTACCGTTGTACCCATCTCAAAATTTTCACACAGGGGATTCTTGAATAGTACCGTAATCTCGTCAGCACCAACCTTGTAGGAAGACCTCAGCTCATGTCGAACCGAAGAATAATCTAAGCCGGTAATGTCAATAGTAATCTGCTGTGCTGTTTTACGGTTCTCTGCGAAGGAACTGATAAGGAGGGTATTGCCACGTTCTTCGACATCTACCTCTGTTTTTGTTGTAATACCACACTGTTGCGTCCACTGCTTTGGGAGCGTGATCGTGAGCGTGTTGTTTCCCTGCTGGATGACTTTTCGCTTCATGCTCGCAAGAGGTAACTACGTCTTTATAAAACTTTTGAAAATATATTTTTCGAGATAATAAGACTATTATGATATATTTCAATATATTTGATAAGGTAAAAGAATATAAGTATCTACCTGTTTTAAGAAGCTGTTTTATGGGTACAGCATCTCCAGAGTATAACGGACATTTGTCCTATGACCGCGACGACGCAGGAAGACCACATCTGTCGATTGGCGTACCTGCAGGGCTTGTTTCTTATCTTTGTGAGCGGTTACCTCAACCAGGTGTTCTTCATGTTGGACCCCGAGATGACCAACCCACCTTGGATTTTACGGTTTTAGATGATTATTTTGGTCATGATGGCACACTAAGCAGACCTCTTACAGTCAGCCAAGGAGGGACTATGGTTAGTATTGAAGGGAGAAATGGGTTGTACACTCATCCAGGGGTTGCAGTAAACTATGATGATGGCTCTATGGTGGAGTGCGTTGATATTTCACCGAATGCCAAGTCTATCTACTGTGGATTTACAGATATTAAAGTGCCTACAGGGGATACAGTTGAGGACCAAGTACGCCTCTTTTATGTTCCAGGCAAAGAATTTTTTGATGTAGTGCTTTCTGTCCCTCGAGGAGAGCGTACTCATCTTTTGGGTATCAGCGGTATTGTTGCTCGACTTATTAGTGAGAATCTTTCCCCATCCTATGTTCATTCCCGACAACCCTTGGATGATGCATTAGTTCAGTTAGGATATGGTAGACCTAGTCCACAACGACCAGACGTTTGGTAGGCTCTCGTCCTTGTACTATCTTCTTGCGTGTGAACACTTATACTTTCTTTACGAGGTTCATAATATCCGTCGTTACTTCTTGAATGGGTTTGCTTCCGTCAATCGTTCTGAGTAATCGTGCTTTCTGATAATACTCAACGAGAGGTTTTGTTTGTTGATGATACACTTCTAATCTTCTTTTGATGGTTTCTTCCTTTTCATCATCTCGTTGGATGAGTTTGCCTTTACACTGGTCACAGATGCCCTTAACATGAGGGGGGTGGTAATCTAAATGATAGACTGCACCACAATTACTACAGGTTCTTCGACGGGAAATGCGCTTAATTGCTTCCTCATCGTGGAGCTGAATAGAGAGCACATGATCAATAGGCGTCAATTTTTGTAATGCTATTGCCTGTGCTGTTGTTCGTGGAAATCCGTCTAAAATAAAGCCGTTTATGCAGTCTTCTTTGGTAATCCGTTCCTTAATAATCTTAATGATAAGATCGTCAGGTACAAGCTCTCCAGCATCCATATAAGCCTTGGCTTTCTTTCCGAGGAGTGTGTTGTTCTTTACTGCTTCTCGTAATATGTCTCCTGTTGAGATCTGCGGTATCTTGAGAAGTTCCATCATTTTTTTTGCTTGTGTACCCTTTCCTGAACCAGGTGGGCCTAAAAGGACGATCCGTT
Encoded here:
- a CDS encoding putative DNA binding domain-containing protein, which translates into the protein MNKTGLEFIIQNGEGIKTEFKESFDSKNIAKEIVAFTNSEGGKIFIGISDLGEIRGVKVTNKLKSEIQDIARNCDPPVTVFIEEIDNVLVINVKEGINKPYRCSAGFFLRQGTNSQKLSTEEIREFFNKERKILFDEATNTAFGFQNGYDRKKFNNFLALAKISRVIPEREILKNIGTLTDDGKFKNAGVLFFCKNVSQFIPHAVVTCVLYKGKDKTYIIDKKDFDEDIMSNYENSMKFLYTNLKIIYRIEGSGPRKEILEIPEESLKECLINALAHRDYLEKGARVQVDVFDDRVEISNPGGLIIKEEEFGKRSLSRNPLLFSLMQKADLVEQVGSGINRIREAMKKAELKSPVFEFGKFFAVTLLRPDEDKIGKIVGKYSPQKTPQKTPQKTPQKPTRLEEEILNLISTNNAITREEMALKLKLSPETVKEYLAKLKEKGLLKRIGPDKGGHWGVIT
- a CDS encoding adenylate kinase, with amino-acid sequence MQRIVLLGPPGSGKGTQAKKMMELLKIPQISTGDILREAVKNNTLLGKKAKAYMDAGELVPDDLIIKIIKERITKEDCINGFILDGFPRTTAQAIALQKLTPIDHVLSIQLHDEEAIKRISRRRTCSNCGAVYHLDYHPPHVKGICDQCKGKLIQRDDEKEETIKRRLEVYHQQTKPLVEYYQKARLLRTIDGSKPIQEVTTDIMNLVKKV